The proteins below come from a single Anderseniella sp. Alg231-50 genomic window:
- a CDS encoding HD domain-containing protein, translating to MNEQTPTVKFTEMKHGTRDEYLMLREKEQAHVKLTPDRILKALRDQEDETIEGYKITRLEHGLQSATRAWRDGADIDWVVGAVLHDIGDGLAPQNHDEFAAAIVRPFLREEVTWCVHHHGAFQMVYYAHHYDWNQFERDKFAGEPYFQSCVDFCEFWDQSSFDPDYDTLPLEFFEPMIREVFARHPYAEATVQAGTKSPLRDEAVAAERAAA from the coding sequence ATGAATGAACAGACACCAACCGTAAAATTCACGGAAATGAAGCACGGCACCCGCGATGAATATCTGATGCTGCGGGAAAAGGAACAGGCGCACGTAAAACTGACGCCTGACCGCATTTTGAAAGCCCTGCGCGATCAGGAAGACGAGACCATTGAGGGCTACAAGATCACCCGGCTTGAACATGGCCTGCAGTCTGCCACGCGGGCATGGCGCGACGGCGCCGACATTGACTGGGTCGTAGGCGCTGTCCTGCACGACATCGGCGACGGGCTGGCGCCGCAAAACCATGACGAGTTCGCCGCAGCAATCGTGCGCCCGTTCCTCAGGGAGGAAGTGACCTGGTGCGTGCATCATCACGGGGCGTTCCAGATGGTGTACTACGCGCACCACTATGATTGGAACCAGTTTGAGCGGGACAAGTTCGCCGGTGAACCCTATTTCCAGTCATGTGTTGATTTCTGTGAGTTCTGGGATCAATCAAGCTTTGATCCTGACTATGACACACTGCCGCTGGAGTTCTTCGAGCCCATGATCAGGGAAGTGTTCGCCCGCCACCCTTATGCCGAAGCCACCGTGCAAGCCGGCACCAAGAGCCCGCTGCGCGATGAGGCCGTGGCGGCCGAGCGGGCCGCTGCCTGA
- the argE gene encoding acetylornithine deacetylase: protein MTQSITHLEKLVSFNTVSRDSNLALIDHVSELLQPLGFRIQLAPSEDGRKANLYASIGPEDVSGVVLSGHTDVVPVEGQAWSSDPFVMRSDKGMLYGRGTADMKGFIACCIAMAPRAAQLKDKLSAPIHFAFSYDEEIGCVGVRRLIDMLEPVSPKPRCCIIGEPTLMQVVTAHKGKAGERVSCTGLEAHSSLAPTAINAVHLAIDLINEIRRLQAEIAETGTRDGDYDVAYTTLHAGNLHGGETLNIVPNLAKFEYEIRHLPADDPQTLIDRIHAKADELVSEARKVFPGADISFAPGTAYPALDTAPDAEVVNYVKSLTGGNSTGKIAFGTEGGLFQTRLGIPTVVCGPGSIGVAHKPDEYIAETEMAACDRMLEKLLEDLTGT, encoded by the coding sequence ATGACACAAAGCATTACCCACCTTGAAAAACTCGTCTCCTTCAACACTGTCAGCCGGGACTCCAACCTGGCACTGATCGACCATGTCAGCGAACTGCTGCAGCCTTTAGGGTTTCGTATCCAGCTGGCCCCGTCGGAAGACGGCCGGAAAGCAAACCTTTATGCCTCGATCGGCCCTGAGGACGTGTCCGGGGTTGTTCTGTCCGGTCACACGGACGTGGTGCCGGTGGAAGGCCAGGCCTGGTCATCCGACCCGTTTGTCATGCGCTCGGACAAGGGCATGCTGTATGGCCGCGGCACAGCCGACATGAAAGGTTTCATTGCATGCTGCATCGCCATGGCGCCGCGCGCTGCCCAACTCAAGGACAAACTGTCGGCGCCGATACATTTTGCATTTTCCTATGACGAGGAAATCGGCTGTGTCGGCGTGCGCCGCCTGATCGACATGCTGGAGCCGGTATCACCAAAACCACGGTGCTGCATAATCGGTGAACCGACGCTGATGCAGGTGGTCACCGCCCACAAGGGCAAGGCCGGCGAGCGGGTCAGCTGTACCGGCCTTGAAGCTCACTCGAGCCTGGCACCGACTGCTATCAATGCCGTTCACCTGGCCATTGACCTGATCAATGAAATCAGGCGGCTGCAGGCGGAGATTGCCGAGACCGGCACCAGGGATGGCGACTATGACGTTGCCTACACCACCCTTCACGCCGGCAACCTGCACGGTGGCGAAACCCTCAATATCGTGCCCAACCTGGCGAAGTTCGAGTATGAAATCCGCCACCTGCCGGCCGATGACCCGCAAACCCTGATAGACCGCATTCACGCGAAGGCCGATGAGCTTGTCAGCGAAGCACGCAAGGTGTTCCCCGGCGCCGACATCAGCTTTGCCCCCGGCACAGCCTATCCCGCACTGGACACCGCGCCGGATGCAGAAGTGGTCAATTACGTGAAATCACTGACTGGCGGAAACTCCACCGGCAAGATCGCCTTCGGCACCGAAGGCGGGCTGTTTCAGACCCGGCTCGGCATTCCGACTGTCGTATGCGGTCCAGGCTCCATCGGCGTTGCCCACAAGCCGGATGAATACATAGCGGAAACCGAAATGGCGGCGTGTGACAGGATGCTGGAAAAACTGCTGGAAGATCTGACCGGAACCTGA
- a CDS encoding oxidoreductase has protein sequence MTSHLFSPFTLRGQTFKNRVAISPMSQYRSKDGFANDWHMVHLGRFALGGAGLVFCEATAVEARGRRTPGDLGLWDDAQITELTRINRFLEAEGAVPGIQLAHAGRKASERRPWHGETPVMDEDISLRDEAPWSAIAPSPLVYADGWPVPEEMSVADIADVVAAFGTAAGRSVTAGFKVIEVYAAHGFLVHQFYSPVSNQRSDGYGGSRSNRMRFATEVAQSIRANLPDDLPLIFRLSCTDWVDGGWEAEDTVELAKALKSCGVDMIDCSSGGIGGRERPRRMQLGEAFQTPFAARIRTEADMAAMAVGFIWNPETAERIVAEGSADMVALAREVLADPNWPLRARATLETDAGYQHWPVEAGWWLERRDRLLGKLGLR, from the coding sequence ATGACATCGCACCTGTTCAGCCCGTTCACCCTGCGCGGGCAGACCTTCAAGAACCGCGTCGCCATCTCACCGATGAGCCAGTACCGTTCGAAAGACGGTTTCGCAAATGACTGGCACATGGTGCATCTGGGCCGGTTTGCGCTGGGTGGAGCAGGACTGGTGTTCTGCGAAGCAACGGCGGTTGAGGCACGCGGCAGGCGCACACCCGGCGATCTGGGCTTGTGGGATGATGCGCAGATTACCGAGCTTACCCGTATCAACAGGTTTCTGGAGGCGGAAGGGGCCGTGCCGGGTATCCAGCTTGCCCATGCCGGCAGAAAGGCATCGGAGCGACGCCCGTGGCATGGCGAAACACCGGTCATGGACGAAGACATATCTTTGCGCGATGAGGCGCCCTGGTCAGCGATTGCTCCGTCGCCTCTTGTTTACGCGGACGGCTGGCCGGTGCCGGAAGAAATGTCGGTAGCCGACATAGCAGATGTGGTGGCGGCTTTCGGAACCGCGGCAGGGCGGTCCGTTACGGCCGGATTCAAGGTGATCGAAGTCTATGCCGCGCATGGGTTCCTGGTGCACCAGTTCTATTCGCCGGTCTCCAATCAGCGCAGCGACGGATATGGCGGGTCGCGCAGCAACAGGATGCGGTTTGCCACCGAAGTTGCACAATCCATCCGGGCAAACCTGCCGGATGACCTGCCGCTGATATTCCGCTTGTCATGCACCGACTGGGTGGATGGCGGCTGGGAGGCTGAAGATACGGTGGAATTGGCCAAGGCATTGAAATCCTGTGGTGTCGACATGATCGATTGTTCCAGTGGTGGCATTGGCGGTCGCGAGCGGCCCCGCCGCATGCAGCTCGGCGAAGCGTTTCAGACACCGTTTGCCGCTCGGATCAGGACTGAAGCGGACATGGCCGCAATGGCTGTCGGTTTCATCTGGAACCCTGAGACGGCGGAGCGGATCGTTGCGGAGGGTTCAGCCGACATGGTCGCCCTGGCACGTGAAGTGCTGGCTGATCCCAACTGGCCGTTGCGGGCCAGGGCAACGCTTGAGACAGATGCCGGCTACCAGCATTGGCCGGTGGAGGCCGGCTGGTGGCTTGAGCGCCGCGATCGGCTGTTAGGCAAACTTGGCCTGCGATGA